The following nucleotide sequence is from Thermodesulfobacteriota bacterium.
CGAGCACGAGGGGCACCCGGGGGGCATAGTGGGAGACGAGGGAGCCCGGGGCCAGGGGGCGGCCTGCCGGGTTGCCGGGGCGCTCCAGGGGGCCCACCACCGCCTCGAGCTCCTCGGCGGGCAGGCCTCCGGGGCGCAGGAGGACCGGGCGGCCTTCGGCCAGGGAGACGATGGTGGACTCCACCCCCACCCGGCAGGGGCCCCCGTCGAGGATCGCATCCACCGCTCCCGCGAGCTGTTCGAACACGTGCTCGGCCCGGGTGGGGCTCACCCGGCCGAAGGGGTTGGCGCTCGGGGCGGCCACGGGCACTCCGGCCCGGGAGAGCAGGTCCAGTGCCAGGGGGTGGTCGGGCACCCGCACCGCCACGGTGGGAAGGCCCGAGGTGGTGAGGTCGGGGACCTCGGGGCGCTTGGGGAGCACCAGCGTCAAGGGGCCGGGCCAGAACCGGCGGGCGAGCTCCCGCGCGGCCGGGGGCACCTCGGCCGCCACGGCCCCCAAGGCCTCGGGCCCGGCCAGGTGCACGATGAGGGGGTCGAACCGGGGGCGGCCCTTGATCTCGAAGACCCGGGCCACAGCCGCCGGATCCAGGGCGTGGGCCCCCAGACCGTAGACGGTCTCGGTGGGGAAGGCCACGGTGCCGCCCCGGCGCAGGAGCTCGGCGGCCGCCGCGACCTCCCCCAGCCCCGACGGCCCCGGGTGGGTCCGGGCGAGGATCCACCGGGCGGCGTCGAGAAGGCCGGGGACCACCGCCGACTCGGCCCCCGTGAGCTCGCCCCGGTGCTTCTCGCCGTGCCCGGAGAGCAGGTACACCCCTCGTGCCCCCACGCCCCGGGCGAGCTCCATGTCGTAGGGGTGGTCCCCCACCACGAAGGAGCGGGCGAGGTCGATCCCGTGGTCCCGGGCCGCCCGCTCCAGGAAGTAGGGGTTGGGCTTCACACACCGGCACCCGAGGCTCCGGTCGTGGGGGCAGGCGTAGACCTCGCGAATCTCCACCCCCCGGGCCGCGAGCTCGCCCACCAGGTGGCGATGCACCCCGTCCACCTGCTCGAGGGTGAGGGCTCCCCGGGAGACCCCGGGCTGGTTGGTGACGACGAAAAGGGGAAACCGGCCGGACAGGAGCTCCAGGGCCCGAAAGACCCCCGGGAGCCAGCGGGCCTGGGCCGGCTCGGCCACGTAGCCCACATCCTCGATGAGCGTGCCGTCG
It contains:
- a CDS encoding L-threonylcarbamoyladenylate synthase, with amino-acid sequence MASALRPAVFLDRDGTLIEDVGYVAEPAQARWLPGVFRALELLSGRFPLFVVTNQPGVSRGALTLEQVDGVHRHLVGELAARGVEIREVYACPHDRSLGCRCVKPNPYFLERAARDHGIDLARSFVVGDHPYDMELARGVGARGVYLLSGHGEKHRGELTGAESAVVPGLLDAARWILARTHPGPSGLGEVAAAAELLRRGGTVAFPTETVYGLGAHALDPAAVARVFEIKGRPRFDPLIVHLAGPEALGAVAAEVPPAARELARRFWPGPLTLVLPKRPEVPDLTTSGLPTVAVRVPDHPLALDLLSRAGVPVAAPSANPFGRVSPTRAEHVFEQLAGAVDAILDGGPCRVGVESTIVSLAEGRPVLLRPGGLPAEELEAVVGPLERPGNPAGRPLAPGSLVSHYAPRVPLVLASPGAPPPPGRIGLLALGEPESRAGYAAVEVLSPSRDLREAAAHLFAALRRLDARGLDLIVAEPVPEEGLGRAILDRLRRAAASREGG